DNA sequence from the Arthrobacter jinronghuae genome:
GGTCCTTGGGGACAGAGCGGACGCGCGTATATCCCCGGCGGGTCCTGTCGACGGCGCAGCCGTTTCCCACCGCTTCGCTCAACAGCTTGACTATGGAAGTGTGGTTTTCCCTCTGGACTTCAACACTGGTGGAGAGTTTCGTGGTTTCCAAATTGCGTCCCAGCAGGTTGATTTCCTTTTGGGCTGACACGGCGTGCCTTGACTTGTTTCGGGCGGTGATCAGAAGTGACTCGGGGTGTTGCTGCACGGCGAGACCGAAGTCCCGGGGGATCATTTTGCTTCGACGCATATAGGCGAGATCCACCCGGAGCTCTTCCACCGCTGTGGCAATGAATCTGTAGTCCGCAGCTGTACCTTCGCTGATCCACAGCCTGCAAATGTCCTGGTACCCATCCCGGTACCCGAACCAGCGTGCCATCTGCATCATAGTGTCGGCAGCGGCGACGTTCCGGTGGAAATAGCTGACCACCAGTCCGTCCAGGGTCAAACCGCGGCTGAGCAAATCCCCGCCGATGGCAATCTGCCTCTCCGGCGCCTCGCCATCATATTCAGAGGGATCGATCCCCGGCGCCGAGTTATAGACCTTGACTCGCACTTCCGCGACTGAAGCTGACAGCTGGGACAGAACACTTTCCCAGGAGGCACCACTCGCGGTGTACTGGCGCGCAAAGGTTCCTTGCAGCTCCTCTACTAGCGGATGTGTCCGTCCCGCAGCGTAAGCGGCAGCGTGCAGTTGAATGGCTGTTTTGTATTGAAAAAGCGCTTCACGAAGTGCGTCCGCCACATGGTTTTGGACATCGGTGAAGCGCGAAACGTTTACCAGCATGGAACGTTTTGCGGGTGCTTTCAGCCGATGGTCCAAGATGGCGTTGGCCAGTAGGTAAGTACGGAGCGCCTCCTCAAGGCTAGAAGGCAGGCCCTGGGGGCGTTGAATCTTCTTGTGTGTTAAGGGAAGCCAGCGAACAGCGTCTTTGAGTTTCTGTACCTGGGTTCCGGGTTCGTCCGGCGTCCGCCCGAATACCGCCCGGACGCCAACGTAGTTGCTGGGAGCATCGAGGGGGTAAATGAAGTCTTCGGGAAACAGGTCGGGCAGATCCTTGCCATCCTCGGTGAGGCAAGCCGTTGCCTCGTCATCGATGAAGATGTTGGCAAAGGGCGTCGCCGTAATAGCCAGGTAAGAGGACCTGGTAAAGAGGTTTAGAAGCCGCCTGATAGCTGAGTTTATTGCAGTGGGATCATCGCTTTCGTCGTTGGTATTGATCGACGCGTAGTCGGACTCATCATCAATCAGCAACAACGGTAGATCGATCCTCTGGCGGCTGCCGGCTTTAGCTTGGGCCCATCCTTGCACTGCTTTGAGGACGTGGGTGTTCTTCTTGACCACAAACACCAACGGCGGGGAGCTGGGCGTCGGTAGGGCGACATCCCCGGCGGTTCGACTCACCTGTAGGTAATCCATCAGAGTCGTGGTGAGAGATGTGGCATCTGCGATCCCTCGATCCACGTTTCCAATACCGATATGCACGT
Encoded proteins:
- a CDS encoding Z1 domain-containing protein codes for the protein MTDAFLFPVSAVEATALSLLKDSDTDEYRPDLTEDEIRLSFDRARTRLPTASTESQMDELVEHWVQKLTATGSSSEGGPLVKDDHIPWLQKSKADIVWRRWFAYRHMLSDSGRSGAVLDRLDHFSDEILDLAGDPRRTGFWNRRGLVIGDVQSGKTQNYLALMNKAADAGYRVIIVLSGNTEYLRQQTHSRIDEGFIGRDTALTGMLNGARVPRDVHIGIGNVDRGIADATSLTTTLMDYLQVSRTAGDVALPTPSSPPLVFVVKKNTHVLKAVQGWAQAKAGSRQRIDLPLLLIDDESDYASINTNDESDDPTAINSAIRRLLNLFTRSSYLAITATPFANIFIDDEATACLTEDGKDLPDLFPEDFIYPLDAPSNYVGVRAVFGRTPDEPGTQVQKLKDAVRWLPLTHKKIQRPQGLPSSLEEALRTYLLANAILDHRLKAPAKRSMLVNVSRFTDVQNHVADALREALFQYKTAIQLHAAAYAAGRTHPLVEELQGTFARQYTASGASWESVLSQLSASVAEVRVKVYNSAPGIDPSEYDGEAPERQIAIGGDLLSRGLTLDGLVVSYFHRNVAAADTMMQMARWFGYRDGYQDICRLWISEGTAADYRFIATAVEELRVDLAYMRRSKMIPRDFGLAVQQHPESLLITARNKSRHAVSAQKEINLLGRNLETTKLSTSVEVQRENHTSIVKLLSEAVGNGCAVDRTRRGYTRVRSVPKDLIADALRLFSAAPDDVLFNGASLERMVRSSEGDLFKEWDIVVVNGSVKRNAPLTLGPLSGCYPVERQMLFRPLFSKDGTSRGASLWVSGKRGRLAGPEDLQKLLDEEIEQQASGRYMEALRELGQDAKSSIPETAFYGHLSKPQLLIYPLYVSAGGADQSRTIEVEDLAELPRNTVELMRTLEEAQKQHLPFMALKVALPKTGYDPRGRNGRAKYLLNRVAQRYWVSDYEQLA